The Nicotiana sylvestris chromosome 6, ASM39365v2, whole genome shotgun sequence genomic sequence AGAAGAGAAAAAATAATATACACGAATGCAATTATGTGGCTAATTAATCAATGATCATGCTATATATAGGTTATAACATGTGCAAATTTAGCCAAAATTATTTTGTCCCCGTCTCTCAAGTCTTTTGTCTCCGTTTGCACGCATGCTTGGCTTGGGATCATAATTATCTTGGATTAAAGAGTTCAATTATTTTTGCTTTATCAAGGTAATCTCATTATTAAGATTTCAATAATACAAGAGAACTATTAAAGCAATGAGTAAGTTTTATATATTTGTAAGATAATTATAAGTATTCCGTCATAAATATTAATTAGCAATCTAGTAAAACTGTAACTCTCTCTGGttcattttaattgattttttggttgtttttgcATATATTAAAGActtcaccttttaacattaattaataataaaattaactatattaacctttactatctcattaatttgTTCATTAAAAATATAACGGATACTCTGTGACTCTTTACTCAAATGcaactttgaaaaaaagaagttaattccttcttgatatctaaaaaaatcaaatattgtaaCCACAGAAAAAAGACgaaaaaatcaattaaattgGATCGGAGGGAGTAATTGACATGCTATTACACATTAAACTACATTTAAtgatcaaagaaaattttctatcatttttgtatATAACCTAAATCCTTGAAAGTAATATACTCAATTACTCTAGTAGATTTGCATCTACACCTGCTTTTtgggtcacattttaacttgtgcccactttggaaaaaaattgcaagcgtactcgctttttcgcgtaacttcagcatacagggctgaagtagcaaaggcaatcacgcaaaacttcagcagttTAGTAGACggtgaagtagcaagtgtgttaatccaagtgtgctgaagtttttgtttgtaattgctaatCTTAAGCAtaatagctgaagttttgttctctatttgttgaATCTTTGTTCTCTATTTactaaagtttttgtttgtaattgcattaaataagctgaagttttttgtcctggattcattagttttgtcattaagctttttcaaaaatttcagcagaagatgctgaagttatttagttcatttataaaaacttcagcactaaataagctgaagtttttttgtcctggataagctttttcaaaaacttcggTAGAAATGTtgaaattatttagttcatttgtaaaaacttcagcttatttagtgctgaagtttttataaaaagTGAAAGTTTTAAGACAACGCCGTCAAATTCTCAAGTCATTGTTGCGGAAAAGTTTGCAACCTTTCCTTGCTGAGCAACAGTTGACACATGGTTAAGTAATCCTTTGTCCAGTAAATGGGCAAACCATGTAAGCTACATCTGGATAGCCAATTACTGTGAATTAAGACTTTACCAGACAAAAGGAGAATAGCAAGAAAAGCAACTCGGTGAATAGCCAATTATTGTATCTATGAATATCTGTATTACTGTAtattcatagcagcaccaacagcagcagcagcagcagcagcagcagcagaagaagaagaagaagaagaagaagaagaagaagaagaaggaggaggaggagaaaggggctaaagttgtttaaaaagtggatacaagttaaaactttaaaaaaaatgaatataggttaaatggggtGACCAAATAGGgcaccccgtgcaatttttacattgTTTTCTTGTGGTGGGTTTAGGAATTGGGTGCAACTCTTACTAAGAAGTAAGAATGTGCTACTTTCTAGGGACAAAGATGGCTTTTATGAAACATGTTGCTGTAGTATATTTGAAGTTTGGGCAATCTAAAAGGCAGATCCACATTTTGGAAAGGGAAGAAAGTTTAATTAAGTATGTGAAACATAAAATAGGTGGGGCTAAGcctaaaaaaaaagataagaaaaagagTGCATAAACTTGATCTTTTGGTCCAACAAAATTGACTTAGCAATAAAGGCCATTAGCTTGGCTGTACTCTGGAATGTTAAAACAATAATTATGTCTCAATTTCTGAGTAAGTTAAAGTCGGTTATATGAATCTTAATTGTCTATATTAGTATAAGCAAATTTAGAATTTAAACTTAATTGAATTCAATTTTTAAGATTCTTAAGACTAAAGGCACCGGAGATTATGGGTTCAAAAGTTAATATTTCTTAGACGTTTGATAATTATTTACATGGAAATGTGTAAGTCATGCCTAATCCTCTCTTTTCTCAAATAGAGAGCAAGAACTTGTTGTTTGGATCGAAATAACATGGTGCATGCGAAAGCTAACAATACAAAGTTTAGCAGGCAATAAATcagacaagaaagaaaatatactaaaatacgtactatattaatatagtttgatCAAGTAACCAACATAAGATCTATCACTAATTAAtacaaaaagagaaaataaatttttatgaGAGGATAATCTCCCCTAAACATGATTCCCGTAAAGACTACATTGTGGAGGTTGTTTTTGTTTGAGAAGGAACCCGCAATTAATAGAAGTGCAAAACTTCTCTTCCAAGAAAATGATAAGGCATATAAAGGAGATTTTATACTTTTAGGAGTCTTGTAAAACCCTAACAGTTGTTTCAAAATACAATTTTGATTGAGATTTATTTTCTTCAGCAAAATTACATACTACAGTTCTGTGACCAGAGGGGCTTCTTTCACTTCATTTTCTATGAAGAGCAATTCATCCTTGGAGAAAGAAGTTAGTATCTAAACTATCAGTGAACTGTGATAAATACCAATTCAGAGAAACCATTGCCATAAGAACTAGTTCAATATCATTCATCATACAGGATCCATAAACAATATATAAGAATTGCAGCAACTGTACAAGCAGAGATACTGCATATAAAACCACATCTAACTGCAAAATGCATCTTGCTTTTTATTAGCTGTTGgagggagaaaaaaaaaagagagggcgAATGGTAGCCGCCTCTATAGAGCTGATACATATTCTCGCCCCAAATTTTGACCATCACAGTTCTACAAGCATTCGTTCAGGAAAAACCCTGCTGCAAACAGGATTATGTCAAATCCCAAGTTTACACAGCTGGAACCTTTTTCCCATCTTCTATGAAGAATACTGCAGATGCTGGAACCTGAGAACCGCAAAGTGAAAAAGCTTCAGCTGGCATTTTATGAAATTGGGCAATTGAAGAAAAATTCAATTAATTTCTAATTtctaattttgataaattaaagCTGAAAATTTCCTCTTTTTACGTTAGTGCTAGTCTTCAGCATTGGTCCCAATTTTGTCTGATCATAAATAGTAGCGACCAAGATGCTTTTACAAACTTCTTTAGCTGAATGAAACTCCTATGTGCATACCACAGAGGTGCATGTATTTGATTCATTTGATTAGTGAAGTACTTCTATGACCAAAGGAATACATACTAATGTAAACTTAGTTTCTTCTTATTAGTCTGAAAAAACAAGACAACATTTATTATCTTGGAGGTCGACATTTATAATTATGGTAGATAATGCAGCGCAACAGCAGTCATAAGTTTCTGTTGGACAGGTAAAGTACCAGCCTGAGACACATATAAAGACAATAATCAGAAGGTAAAAAACATACATCTCGCCAGGTTTCTGTAATAAAGTCCACAATGTCATATGATATGTCCCCTTGAACATCAATCTGCTCCTTTTCAGTTGGGCCCTGAAGCATCAATCCACGTCAGGCATACATCTAACTCATATTGGAGAATATTAGAAACCACAACTTCAACACACCTTAACCACAGAAGCTCCAGTAGCAAACTTTTTACCAAGCTTTTTTGAAGCATCACTTAGCTTAACACCTAAAATTGTCCAAAATAAAGCCAAGCTAAATGCTTTAGCAACTTGGAAGACGGAAAAAGATTGAAAGAAAGACGAGCAAGATGATACATATTGAACTACAGATATTGCTCACCAAAGAGATCGAGGCCCTTGATGGTAGTGATACTTTTCCGTCTGTTTCTTGTGACCTTTTCGATAACAATCTCCTGCCTCTCCTACAAAATAACCAAGCAAGTTTATCTACTTATAGATTTTGCTTACAAGTCCCATTATCACAGCATGATCTTTTGAGATCATGACACCACAGCTGAACCAATGAATAAAACTCCATATTGCCTGAAAATGAGAGATCAGACATTTCATAGGAAGTTTCTCAAATATAGTGAGGACTAAGTTTAGCATTAGGCAAGGTGATAGTTTCAGTTGTCATTGCTAGGCCGGATCTCCTGACGGAGAGAGGGGGAAAGAGAAGAAGAATGCACCAGATTTGTATAATAGCTAATAACATAAAGGAACAATTGGTAGTTGAAATGTGCTAGTAGACATGCCTCACTTGCTGTTTTGCCATGCCAGAATGGAAACTAGTTCCTGCTAAATGACCTGGGAGTTTCATGCTCAGTTTAACCCAATAAGATGGAGTCATTTCAACTAAATTCACTAGAGAACTTTCCAAATACATTTTAGGGAGTTTCCCTAGTTGTTCTAAAGTGTCTGACATAGAACTTTCTTTGAAGAACCATTTTATAGAGTTCCTCCAAATAGACATCCTATGAAGGATGATCATTCTCAAGGTCCTGGaccatttgctttttttttttccacAATAAGAAACCTTTATTTCCTCCACAGCCTCACATAGTCAGAGAAAGCAATTTTCTTTGCAATATCTATATTGTGTCCACAATCCTGAAACCAGATATGAACTGCAAGCATCTTAACAGAAAGGGTTGCAGAAAACAGGCCATCCGAAAACCTCCCATATTCGTCTAGGTCAGATTTAATTACATTGGGTCCAAAGGAGCAAACCCGTGATTTGCAGAACAAAGGAGATTAAAAGAGTTAGTCTAATTATTTCAATCATTTCACATCAGGCATTTGAGATTCATCGATGCAATAAGATACTAAACATAGGACCTTCAACTGAAATTGATTAATGCAACGATGTAAAATTCCCAAAGACAAAAGACATTGCAAGTTAGAAGTTAGGACCAATCCAATGATTTTTTCCCCTGGTTGGTAAAATTACCTTCTTCTGTCTTTTTGAGAAGGCTAGCTGGTAAAATTAATGGATTACGctctttttatttttgtagttTCTGTTTACTGCCTCTTTTGCTAAGGAGAAACTACTAAGCAAGCTTGCATATTCGTATTGCAGGGAAAACCCTTTCTGAAACATTACAGCTTCAAGTAAGTTCAACTAGGTGAAATACTCcttttgtcccattttatgtAAGGTGTTTGACTgggcatggagtttaagaaaTTAAAGGAGATTTTTGACATGTAAGCTAAAAATAGGCAAAGTGCCagctttctcaaaaaaaaaaaaaaagagtgatgGTGAGAGTTCCACGTGTCTTTTCatttgttttgtccttgtaaaGATGAGGTTCTATATCAAGATAGTCCTAACAAGTCATGGCATCAAGGGTAAAATGGGGATGTTAAGATTAAATagttttcaaaaagaaaaatgatagttAAATAGAAAATTCTGTCACATAAAATGGGTTAGAGTCAGTAACATCCATCCAAATTTGAAAATAGAGGATTAAAGCAAGCTTTGCAACTAAATAGCGCaatgagaaaaggtgaaatttAGTTAGACTGGTCCAATATCATTATATGTTGCTCAAACTCAGTGTTATAAATAGCGCTCGCCTCAGCGCTAATAGCGTGAGGCGAGGCAATGCGAGCAGCCTGCACTATTTTGCCTCCGTTGCGTTGCGATTGTAAAAGACGAGCGCCTCTGCTTGTGTAGCGAGAGGTGCTGTGTAGCGAGAGGCGAGTTGTGGCGTCgctttttgaaaaaaagaacGAAAAAGGCGCAGATTAGGGCTTAAAACATTAGGGCTTGCAGTGATTTCACGTTTCTTTCTTCTTCAACCTTCAAACAACAAAGCACCCAAGTCCACCCAGCCCAGGTAagcttctcttcttctttctcctctctttctttcttctttttccttcttcttctcttcttctttctatttttttgctCTGTTTTTTGCCGAGCAACAGTGCAGAACAGAGAGTCTGTCTGTTGCtctgttttttttttcg encodes the following:
- the LOC104237895 gene encoding translation machinery-associated protein 22-like, with translation MAEKPQPVEVLYCGVCGLPAEYCEFGSEFEKCKPWLIQNAPDLYPDLLKDANGKDADKVSDQLQSTSISEGSSTSKQEEVKRLPGGKIKKKERQEIVIEKVTRNRRKSITTIKGLDLFGVKLSDASKKLGKKFATGASVVKGPTEKEQIDVQGDISYDIVDFITETWRDVPASAVFFIEDGKKVPAV